From the Anguilla anguilla isolate fAngAng1 chromosome 8, fAngAng1.pri, whole genome shotgun sequence genome, one window contains:
- the slc7a8b gene encoding large neutral amino acids transporter small subunit 2, producing MSDGPRQRGKATAVDGDGESDCNKGTESSGVALKKEIGLVSACGIIVGNIIGSGIFVSPKGVLEYASSVGLALIVWIVTGVITAIGALCYAELGVTIPKSGGDYSYVKDIFGGLAGFLRLWIAVLVIYPTNQAVIALTFSNYVLQPLFPTCLPPDGGLRLLAAVCLLLLTWVNCSSVRWATRVQDVFTAGKLLALALIIVMGIVQVCKGQYYWLEPAHAFESFQEYDVGMVALAFLQGSFAYGGWNFLNYVTEELVDPHVNLPRAIFISIPLVTFVYVFANIAYVTAMSPQELLASNAVAVTFGEKLLGVMAWIMPISVALSTFGGVNGSLFTSSRLFFAGAREGHLPSLLAMIHVKRCTPIPALLFTCLSTLLMLCTSDIYTLINYVGFINYLFYGVTVAGQIVLRIRQPEMHRPIKVSLLWPVVYLLFWAFLLVFSLYSDPVVCGIGLAIMLTGVPVYFLGVRWDNKPQCFNAFIDKMTYVGQKFCVVVYPEGSKAREGEREGEKDGKKEERSLLAEEDGGAAGC from the exons ATGTCGGACGGTCCAAGACAGAGGGGGAAGGCAACTGCGGTGGACGGGGATGGCGAGTCCGACTGCAACAAGGGCACGGAAAGCTCCGGGGTGGCTCTGAAGAAAGAGATCGGTCTCGTGAGCGCCTGTGGCATTATAGTTG gTAACATCATTGGGTCGGGGATCTTCGTGAGCCCGAAGGGGGTTCTGGAGTACGCCAGCTCGGTGGGCCTGGCGCTGATCGTGTGGATCGTCACGGGGGTCATCACCGCCATCGGGGCGCTGTGCTACGCCGAGCTCGGGGTCACCATCCCCAAATCTGGAGGGGACTACTCCTACGTCAAGGACATCTTCGGTGGACTGGCGGG GTTTTTGCGTCTCTGGATCGCCGTGCTCGTGATCTACCCGACCAATCAGGCAGTGATCGCGCTGACCTTCTCCAACTATGTCCTGCAGCCGCTGTTCCCCACCTGCCTCCCTCCCGACGGCGGGCTCCGCCTGCTGGCTGCTGTCTGCCTGC TGCTGTTGACCTGGGTGAACTGCTCCAGTGTGCGGTGGGCCACAAGGGTGCAGGACGTCTTCACGGCCGGAAAGCTGCTGGCTCTGGCGCTCATCATCGTCATGGGCATTGTGCAGGTCTGCAAag ggcagTATTACTGGCTGGAGCCGGCCCACGCGTTTGAGAGTTTCCAGGAGTACGACGTGGGGATGGTCGCCCTGGCCTTCCTCCAGGGATCCTTCGCCTACGGCGGCTGGAACTTCCTGAACTACGTCACCGAGGAGCTGGTCGACCCTCACGT TAATCTTCCTCGGGCCATCTTCATCTCCATCCCGCTGGTGACCTTTGTGTACGTCTTCGCCAACATCGCCTACGTCACTGCAATGAGCCCCCAGGAGCTGCTGGCCTCCAACGCCGTCGCTgtg aCGTTTGGGGAGAAGTTGCTGGGGGTGATGGCGTGGATCATGCCcatctctgtcgctctctcaaCTTTCGGAGGGGTCAACGGCTCCCTGTTCACCTCGTCCCG gttgtTTTTTGCAGGTGCCAGAGAGGGTCACCTCCCCAGCCTCTTGGCGATGATCCATGTCAAACGCTGCACCCCAATCCCAGCCCTGCTCTTCACA TGCTTGTCCACCCTCCTCATGCTGTGCACCAGTGATATTTACACCCTCATCAACTACGTGGGCTTCATCAACTACCTCTTCTATGGAGTCACTGTCGCCGGGCAGATCGTGCTGCGCATCAGACAGCCCGAAATGCATCGGCCAATCAAG gtgagcCTGCTCTGGCCGGTGGTGTACCTGCTGTTCTGGGCCTTCCTGCTGGTCTTCTCTCTGTACTCTGACCCGGTGGTGTGCGGCATCGGCCTGGCCATCATGCTGACCGGCGTGCCCGTCTACTTCCTGGGCGTGCGCTGGGACAACAAGCCGCAATGCTTCAACGCCTTCATCG ataaGATGACGTATGTGGGGCAGAAGTTCTGTGTGGTGGTGTATCCGGAGGGGTCTAaggccagggagggagagagggaaggagagaaggatgGAAAGAAGGAGGAGCGATCCCTTCTTGCAGAGGAGGATGGTGGAGCAGCAGGATGCTGA